One Nostoc sp. UHCC 0302 DNA window includes the following coding sequences:
- a CDS encoding family 1 glycosylhydrolase, producing the protein MAFAFNSTLNTPKSKLPLEVWAGVECTVNRVGEEYFDQLERNGHATRLDDLDLFAQLGIDAIRYPILWEKIAPNGLENADWLWADERLERLRELGIRPIVGLVHHGSGPRDTSLVDPEFPEKLAVFARAVAERYPWVTHYTPVNEPLTTARFSGMYGHWYPHGRDDLTFARALLGECRAIALSMQAIRQVNPNAQLVQTEDLGKIYSTSKLAYQAEFENERRWLSFDLLCGRISPTHPMWGYLQDCGISGAELEGFLQNTCPPDIIGINHYLTSERFLDENLENYPVGTHGGNGRDKYADVEAVRVCAEGLAGPRTLLKETWERYNLPLAVTEAHISCTREEQLRWLYEVWNAAQELQGEGVDIRAVTAWALLGSYDWNSLVTKSHGYYESGVFDLRSPHPRPTAIAKMVQDLANGHKPDHPLLETPGWWHRQERLLYPALSCSAVIGETSVINRASTPTSPRPLAIIGATGTLGKAFARLCEIRGITYHLLTRQEMDITNPASVNAVLTQLKPWAVVNAAGYVRVDDAEREPHICLQVNAEGPAILAAACAQHHVALLTFSSDLVFDGAESNPYVESDTVGPLNVYGCSKVLAEKLVLQAYPTSLVIRTSAFFGPWDEYNFVTIALRQLSAGNTFVAAKDAIVSPTYVPDLVHASLDLLIDGENGLWHLANKGAVAWSDLALLAAKKAGVSASSLISLPTQELGFIAPRPAYSVLGSSRGELMPHLDNAISRYLEEIG; encoded by the coding sequence TTGGGCTGGTGTAGAGTGTACGGTTAATCGTGTGGGTGAAGAGTATTTTGACCAGTTAGAACGCAATGGTCATGCAACACGCTTGGATGACCTAGACTTATTTGCCCAACTAGGTATAGATGCGATTCGCTATCCCATCCTTTGGGAGAAGATAGCGCCCAATGGTTTGGAGAATGCTGACTGGTTGTGGGCAGATGAGCGACTGGAACGGTTGCGCGAACTCGGCATTCGTCCGATTGTGGGATTAGTGCATCATGGTAGTGGCCCGCGTGATACCAGCTTGGTAGATCCAGAATTTCCCGAAAAACTAGCGGTATTTGCCCGTGCGGTTGCCGAACGCTATCCTTGGGTAACGCATTACACACCAGTAAATGAACCACTGACAACAGCGCGATTCAGTGGGATGTACGGTCACTGGTATCCTCACGGTCGGGATGATTTAACTTTTGCTCGTGCTTTGTTGGGAGAGTGTCGAGCGATCGCCCTTTCGATGCAAGCAATCCGCCAAGTCAACCCTAATGCTCAACTAGTGCAAACTGAAGATTTAGGGAAGATTTACAGTACATCAAAGCTGGCATATCAAGCAGAATTTGAAAACGAGCGCCGCTGGTTGAGTTTTGATTTATTGTGCGGTCGAATCAGCCCAACTCATCCAATGTGGGGTTACCTTCAAGACTGCGGTATTAGTGGTGCTGAACTTGAGGGATTTTTGCAAAATACTTGTCCACCTGACATCATCGGTATTAATCATTACCTGACAAGCGAACGCTTTTTGGATGAAAATCTAGAAAACTATCCAGTTGGGACGCATGGAGGTAATGGACGAGACAAGTATGCAGATGTAGAAGCGGTGAGAGTTTGTGCTGAGGGTTTGGCAGGGCCGCGAACTTTACTCAAAGAAACATGGGAACGCTATAATCTGCCACTTGCGGTTACGGAAGCTCATATCAGCTGCACCCGCGAGGAACAACTACGCTGGTTATATGAAGTGTGGAATGCCGCACAGGAATTACAAGGTGAGGGGGTGGATATCCGCGCTGTCACTGCTTGGGCGCTCCTTGGTAGCTACGATTGGAATAGTTTAGTCACAAAATCTCACGGCTACTACGAGTCAGGCGTGTTTGATTTGCGGTCGCCACATCCTCGACCAACAGCGATCGCAAAAATGGTGCAGGATTTAGCAAATGGGCATAAACCAGATCATCCGCTACTTGAGACCCCTGGCTGGTGGCATCGGCAAGAGCGCCTGTTATACCCTGCACTAAGTTGCAGTGCAGTGATCGGGGAAACCTCTGTGATTAATCGCGCTTCTACTCCTACCTCCCCGCGTCCCTTGGCGATCATCGGAGCCACAGGAACTTTAGGGAAGGCTTTTGCTCGCTTGTGTGAAATACGCGGGATCACATATCACCTGCTAACACGCCAAGAGATGGACATTACTAATCCCGCCTCTGTGAATGCAGTGCTTACCCAGTTGAAACCGTGGGCAGTTGTAAACGCTGCGGGCTATGTGCGGGTGGACGATGCAGAACGCGAACCCCATATTTGCCTGCAAGTCAATGCTGAAGGCCCAGCGATTTTAGCTGCTGCTTGCGCTCAACATCATGTGGCGCTGTTAACTTTCTCATCAGATTTAGTATTTGACGGTGCTGAGTCTAATCCTTATGTGGAAAGTGATACGGTTGGGCCTCTCAATGTATATGGGTGTAGTAAAGTTTTAGCAGAAAAGCTGGTATTGCAGGCTTATCCCACATCGTTAGTGATTCGCACCAGTGCATTTTTTGGCCCTTGGGATGAATACAACTTCGTCACAATCGCCCTGCGGCAATTATCTGCTGGTAATACTTTCGTTGCTGCCAAAGATGCGATCGTCTCGCCAACTTATGTACCTGATCTTGTTCATGCCAGCCTTGATTTGCTGATTGATGGTGAGAACGGTTTGTGGCATTTGGCTAACAAGGGTGCTGTCGCATGGTCTGATTTGGCACTGTTAGCAGCTAAAAAGGCTGGCGTAAGTGCCAGTAGTTTAATTTCTCTGCCTACGCAAGAATTGGGTTTCATCGCTCCTCGCCCAGCTTACAGCGTTCTCGGTAGCAGTCGAGGTGAATTAATGCCACACCTTGATAATGCTATTTCTCGCTACTTAGAAGAAATAGGCTAG
- a CDS encoding alpha/beta fold hydrolase gives MTNSSSKTTLTPTKTWIWQDYPICYQAEGDTGPAVVLVHGFGASWWHWRKNIPALAENCRVYTIDLIGFGASAKPQPGEQMHYTLETWGQQVADFCREVVGEPAFLVGNSIGCIVVMQAAVSNPDIALGVALLNCSLRLLHDRKRATLPWTRRVGAPVLQRLLSIKPLGQFFFNQVAKPKTVRKILLQAYANAEVVTDELVDILTAPASDPGAVAVFLAFTSYSTGPLPEDLLPQLPCPAIILWGTADPWEPIELGRELGNFPQVLKFIPLEGVGHCPQDEAPELVNPILQDWISERSIVINSAKLEA, from the coding sequence ATGACAAACTCTAGTTCAAAAACAACACTTACCCCCACAAAAACCTGGATTTGGCAAGATTATCCTATCTGCTATCAAGCCGAAGGAGATACTGGGCCGGCTGTTGTTTTAGTGCATGGTTTTGGGGCTTCTTGGTGGCACTGGCGGAAAAATATCCCTGCATTAGCAGAAAATTGCCGTGTTTATACTATAGATTTGATTGGTTTTGGGGCTTCAGCGAAACCTCAACCAGGTGAACAAATGCACTACACATTGGAAACTTGGGGACAGCAAGTAGCAGATTTTTGCCGGGAAGTGGTTGGTGAACCAGCTTTTTTAGTGGGAAATTCTATTGGCTGTATTGTCGTCATGCAAGCAGCGGTAAGCAACCCGGATATTGCTTTAGGAGTTGCCTTGCTTAATTGTTCACTCCGACTATTACACGATCGCAAACGTGCAACTTTACCTTGGACTCGTCGTGTCGGAGCGCCTGTGTTACAACGCCTGCTATCTATTAAACCGCTCGGCCAGTTCTTTTTCAATCAAGTTGCTAAACCAAAAACAGTGCGGAAGATTTTGCTGCAAGCTTATGCGAATGCTGAGGTGGTGACAGATGAGTTAGTAGATATTCTGACTGCGCCCGCAAGTGATCCAGGTGCTGTAGCCGTATTTCTGGCTTTTACTAGTTATTCTACAGGGCCTCTACCTGAAGACCTTTTACCACAATTGCCCTGCCCTGCAATTATTTTGTGGGGAACGGCTGATCCCTGGGAACCAATTGAATTGGGGAGAGAATTAGGCAACTTCCCCCAAGTACTAAAGTTTATTCCTTTGGAAGGGGTGGGGCATTGTCCTCAAGATGAAGCTCCTGAGTTAGTAAATCCGATTTTACAAGACTGGATTTCGGAGCGATCGATAGTAATAAACTCGGCAAAATTGGAGGCGTAA